ACGGTCAGCACTTCACGGTTCTTGCCCTCCGCCTTCCACTGCTCCACACGGGCAATCAGGGTGTCCATGGCATGGCGCGCCTCTTCCTGCGTCAGGGTCTGCACCTCCACGCCGCGGCCCGTGGGAACCAGATGGTAGAAGCAGACGCGCTGGATGTCATTGGCGTCAATGAAGTCCAGAATCTGCTCCATGCACTGCACGTTGTTGCGGGTCAGCGTCAGGCGCAGGCCCGTTTTCTGCCCCACTTCACTGCAGAGCTTGAAACCGCGCACCGCCTGTTCAAAAGAGCCTTCCACTCCGCGGAACTTGTCATGGACGGCGCCGATGCCGTCCAGGGAAATTCCCACGTACGCCACGCCCAGTTCTTTGAACCGCGCGGCGGCTTCCGGCGTAATGCGGGTGCCGTTCGTGGAAATGGTCACCTTCAGCCCTTTTCCGGTGGCGCGTTCCAGCAGCTCCATGAAGCGCGGATGCACCAGCGGCTCCCCTCCGGAGAACAGCAGGGCGTTCACCTTGTAGTCCGCCAGATCGTCAATGACCGCGCAGCACTGGTCCCAGTCCAGCTCCCCTTCAAATTTCCTGGCGGAGGCGTCCGCATAGCAATGCACGCACTTGAGGTTGCAGGTGCGCGTGATGTTCCAGACCACAATGGGCTTCCGGACGCGGGAAGAGGCCGGAGCGCAGGATTCCACGGCACCTCCCGCAGAGCGGCCGTGCCCGTGGCCCTGCCCGTATCTCAAATGGTCCGCGGGCTGTTCCGCCCCTGTCCAAAGTCTGGTAATATTAATCATGGTGTTGTGAAAGCCTGGGCTGGTAGGGGCAGAGGTTGTCTTCCGCCATCATGTCTCCGTAAACGGCATAGGCGCGGGAACGGGAGCCGCCGCAGACGGTGCGGTACTCGCACCGGCCGCATTTGCCCTGCAGCGCGTTGTCGTCCCGGAGTTTGAGGAAAAGGGGGTGCGTGCGGTAGATTTCCCCCGGATCGTCCGTCCGGACGTTTCCCGCCGTAACGGGAAGGAAGCCGGAAGGCTGGATTTCCCCGGTATGGGAGATAAACATGATCCCCTTGCCGTCCCGGGTGGGGATGGCGCGGCGCGCAGGCTTGCTCCCCTGCGCGCGGGCTTCCTGAAGGGCTACACGGCGGTAATGGTGCCCTTCCGTGGTTTTGACGCCGAAGGGGACTTCACGGCTTACCTTGCTGAGTTTTTCCCAGACGGCCTCCACTTCTTCCGCCGTGGGCATTTCATCCATGGCGGCGCGGCCCGTGGGCACCAGCAGGAACACGCTCCACATTCCCGGCTCCATCTTCTTCATCAGCCCCACAAAGTCGTCAAACTCGCCCAAGGTGCTTCTGGTGATGGTGGTGTTGATTTGCAGGTGCATGCCCGCCTCCTTTGCCATTTCCGCCGCTCGGAGGGTCCGTTCATACGTGTGGGGAACGCCGCGGAAGGCGTCATGCGTAGCCTCATGCGCACCGTCCAGGCTCAGGGACATGCTTTGGACCCCGGCCTCCTTCAAGGCATGAAAGTCCGCATGCAGCAGCCGGGCGGTAGCGGCGGGGCTCAACGCCACGTGCAGCCCCTTTCCCGCCGCCGCGCGGATCAATTCCAGAATGTCCGGCCTCATGACGGGGTCCCCGCCCGTCAGTACCAGCATGGGGGGACGCAACTCCGCCAATTGGTCAATCAGGCGCAGGGCTTCCTCATGGGTCAATTCATCAGGATGA
This DNA window, taken from Akkermansia muciniphila, encodes the following:
- a CDS encoding radical SAM protein; translated protein: MINITRLWTGAEQPADHLRYGQGHGHGRSAGGAVESCAPASSRVRKPIVVWNITRTCNLKCVHCYADASARKFEGELDWDQCCAVIDDLADYKVNALLFSGGEPLVHPRFMELLERATGKGLKVTISTNGTRITPEAAARFKELGVAYVGISLDGIGAVHDKFRGVEGSFEQAVRGFKLCSEVGQKTGLRLTLTRNNVQCMEQILDFIDANDIQRVCFYHLVPTGRGVEVQTLTQEEARHAMDTLIARVEQWKAEGKNREVLTVTQPADGIYLLLRQLREGSPLAKDTLNLLQWNGGGANSSGRGIANIDTQGTVHPDQFWQSVTLGNVKANLFSDLWDAKAGAAADMLPELRGSDDPLERQKKIEGRCGRCVHFALCGGGFRTRAAFANGHWYGSDPGCYLTEEEISTPLPEAD
- a CDS encoding radical SAM protein, giving the protein MRPIFSETDLNERPFLVFWEVTRACALACKHCRAVAQPRPHPDELTHEEALRLIDQLAELRPPMLVLTGGDPVMRPDILELIRAAAGKGLHVALSPAATARLLHADFHALKEAGVQSMSLSLDGAHEATHDAFRGVPHTYERTLRAAEMAKEAGMHLQINTTITRSTLGEFDDFVGLMKKMEPGMWSVFLLVPTGRAAMDEMPTAEEVEAVWEKLSKVSREVPFGVKTTEGHHYRRVALQEARAQGSKPARRAIPTRDGKGIMFISHTGEIQPSGFLPVTAGNVRTDDPGEIYRTHPLFLKLRDDNALQGKCGRCEYRTVCGGSRSRAYAVYGDMMAEDNLCPYQPRLSQHHD